Genomic segment of Oceanimonas sp. GK1:
GCATCATCATGCCCATGGCCATCAGCACGCTGGCCACCACCAGGTCGATCACCAGAAAGGGAATAAACAGCATAAAGCCGATTTGAAAGGCGGTTTTCAGCTCGCTCAGCACAAAGGCGGGGATCAGCACCTCAAAGGGCACTTCCTCCGGCGACAGATCGGTGGGCTCCTGGGCAATATTCAGGATCTGCTCCAGATCCGTTTCCCGGGTCTGGGCCAGCATAAAGGTCTGCAGCGGCGCTTTTGCCGTCATCAGTGCCTGCTCAAAACCAATGGTGCCATTGTCATAAGGCACAAAGGCGTGGTGATAGATGTCCTGCAATACCGGCCGCATGATCAGCAACGTCAGCGACAGGGCAATGCCGATCAGCACCCGGTTGGGGGGGCTCTGCTGCAACCCAAGAGCCTGACGCAGCACCGCCAGCACCACGATAATGCGGGTAAAGCTGGTGAGCATCAGCAAAAACGCCGGCAACAAGCCCAGCGCAGTCATCAGCAGCAAAATCTGGATTTTCAGGCTGTATTCGGTGTCGCCGTCGGGCCCGGTCACCGTCAGCAGCGGCATGTCGGCCGAAGCCAGCCCCGGCAACAGGGCCAGCGCCAGCAATGCCAGCCGGTAGTTACGCTTCATGCTTGCCGTCTTGGCTCGCCTGCCGGTTGAAAATGCGGGTCAGACGCACGCCGTAGCGGCCGTTGGCCACCACCACTTCGCCCTGGGCCAGCAGGGTGCCGTTCACCCGCACGTCCAGCGGTTCGCCGGCCATCTTGTTGAGTTCAATCACAGCGCCCTCGCCCGCCTGCATCAGCTCGCCCAGGCTGACCTCGGCGCTGGCCACTTCCAGTGTGACCTTGACCGGCAACTGCTGAAAATAGCCCAGATCCCGGCGGTCAGCGGCCTCCATGGCCGCGCTTTCAGGCTCCATGGCCGCGTCGTTGAACAGGCTGTCGAGGTCATCTCCCAGCAACAGGCCATTGTCTTGTTGTGTGTCGGTCATTAGCCGCTCCGTAACTGCTCAGTCTATGAATCCGTGGCTGGCAAACACCAGCATGCCGTCGCGCTCGGCCACCCGTCCCTTCAGCACCGGCTGCTCGCCGGCCCGGGCCACCACTTCGGGCAACAGGTTGATGGGCAGCACCTCCCCTTCCTGCAGTTCCCTGAGCCGCCAGAGGGGCAGATCAAAGGTGGCCAGCGGTACACTCAGCCGGGTGCACAGCCGGGGCAGGCTGGCGTTCAGGGTCTGGCCCAGCGCCGCCTGCATGGCGGGCATGGCCTCTTCGGACGAGGGCGGCTGCAACCGAGGCAAGGCCAGCACCCAGTCCAGGCTTTGCTCCGCCAGCCGGACCTGGAATGCAATCCGGGTCTCGGTGGTGAAATCGGGGTTGGCCGGCAACAGTCGTCCGGCGCCCGGCACGGCTTCTGGCAATATCCGTGCCACCACATCGCCGGCCAGCATGGTCAGCAGGCCGGCACCCAGCCGGCGTTCGGTCTCGGACAAGGGCCGCCGCGGGCCGCGACCTTGTTGCGGCTGGCCGCCAAAGGTCATTTCCGCCAGCCGGTAGAGGGTGTCATGGTCGATATGCAGGGCGGCAGAAGGCTGCCAGCGGCCGTCCCACTGGTGATCCATGGCGAAATACAGGCTGTCCCCGGTCTCTGGAGCAGAGTCCTGCAGCCGGCAGGACAGGCCGACTTCGCTGCGATACAGCATGGCCTCCAGCCGACGGCGCCAACCGTCCCGGCACGCTTCCAGGGCCGGCACCAGCCGTTCACGCTGTTGCTCCCGGGGCGTTTCCCGGTGAAAAAAGTCATAAGGAGGAAACGCCGCTTCCTCCGCCGGGTGGACTTTTCCGCTGGTACTGCCCGCCAGCCCGGGTCCGGTGTGCCGCTTGTTGTTCACTGCCTGCTTCCTCCACGGCGGCTGAGGCCGCCTGCCTTGCTGCCCGGGCGCCGGAAGGCCATTGCCCGGAATTGCGGTAATGGCGGCACGTTCTGCAATTACCGTTCCAGCCCGCCCGGCCACCGCCATATGAAGTGTCATCATGGCTGCGGTATCATGGCGCTCCCATTCATGGAACAGGCTTATTTTATGCTTTCGGTATTCTGGCAGTTCTTCATGCTGGGCTGGGTCAGCTTTGGCGGGCCGGCCGCCCATATCGGGTATTTTCAGCGCCATTTCGTGCAGAAACTGGGCTGGCTGCCGCAAGACCGCTTTGCCGCCACCCTGGCCCTGTGCCAGTTTCTGCCGGGCCCCGCCTCCAGCCAGCTCGGCTTTGCCATCGGGTATCAGCGCGCCGGCCTGGGCGGGGCCATCGCCGCCTTTCTCGGCTTTACCCTGCCCTCCTTCGCGCTGATGCTGGCCCTGGCACTGCTGGGCCAGCACTATGCCGACTCGCCGGTCACCTCGGCGGTAGTCAGC
This window contains:
- the fliP gene encoding flagellar type III secretion system pore protein FliP (The bacterial flagellar biogenesis protein FliP forms a type III secretion system (T3SS)-type pore required for flagellar assembly.) — translated: MKRNYRLALLALALLPGLASADMPLLTVTGPDGDTEYSLKIQILLLMTALGLLPAFLLMLTSFTRIIVVLAVLRQALGLQQSPPNRVLIGIALSLTLLIMRPVLQDIYHHAFVPYDNGTIGFEQALMTAKAPLQTFMLAQTRETDLEQILNIAQEPTDLSPEEVPFEVLIPAFVLSELKTAFQIGFMLFIPFLVIDLVVASVLMAMGMMMLSPLVISLPFKLMLFVLVDGWSMTVGTLARSFGG
- the fliN gene encoding flagellar motor switch protein FliN, with the protein product MTDTQQDNGLLLGDDLDSLFNDAAMEPESAAMEAADRRDLGYFQQLPVKVTLEVASAEVSLGELMQAGEGAVIELNKMAGEPLDVRVNGTLLAQGEVVVANGRYGVRLTRIFNRQASQDGKHEA